One segment of Nomia melanderi isolate GNS246 chromosome 10, iyNomMela1, whole genome shotgun sequence DNA contains the following:
- the ATP8B gene encoding ATPase phospholipid transporting 8B isoform X2: protein MIREDEEGEGSRWKYVRGEVDIVSSARIECREEEEVKDCDEADKVSAACTTTKSDAEDSRKGSAATVGSVCNDDEASSGVARKKKKKRRKTRNKQQLQLHHLPQEPPADNQHTVVNLASSSDEVEAVGECSKRDSSSSLGGASRHNTFRESLLTVLGKLVIWKGTRYRSANAASSSSSAPPNSPPPTECIGRSTSFFSSETERRIRANNREFNSQFNYANNYIKTSKYSVLSFLPLNLFEQFQRLANFYFLCLLVLQMIPAISSLTPITTAIPLIGVLMLTAIKDAYDDFQRHSSDSQVNNRKSQTLRGTSLREEKWSQVQVGDVIRMENDQFVAADVLLLCTSEPNGLCYIETAELDGETNLKCRQCLAETAEMMDNHEMIGQFDGEIVCETPNNLLNKFDGTLTWRGRKYALDNDKIILRGCVLRNTQWCYGVVIFAGKDTKLMQNSGKTKFKRTSIDRLLNLLIIGIVFFLLSMCLFCMIGCGIWESLVGRYFQVYLPWDSLVPTEPMGGATVIALLVFFSYAIVLNTVVPISLYVSVEVIRFVQSFLINWDEEMYYAPTNTHAKARTTTLNEELGQIEYIFSDKTGTLTQNIMTFNKCSVAGKCYGDVIDEVTGEVVDLSETDKAAQTPTMRWKNGQEFVQVYTPITGPNVRLLEHVDRISNIIPEPGIYGSSMIPHKLSTLPALDFSFNKDYEPEFKFYDAALLEAVKRNNEHVHSFFRLLALCHTVMPEEKNGKLEYQAQSPDEAALVSAARNFGFVFKERSPNSITIEVMGNREVYELLCILDFNNVRKRMSVILRRDGHLRLYCKGADNVIYERLKKGSEDIMAKTLEHLNKFAGEGLRTLCLSVRDLDEQFFNDWKQRHQEAALSQENRDDKLDAIYEEIEKDMTLLGATAIEDKLQDGVPQTIANLGLAGIKIWVLTGDKQETAINIGYSCQLLTDDLTDVFIVDATTYDGVENQLTRYLETIKTTSSHQNRPTLSVVTFRWDKESDTEYNPSRDEQDEHEMEQATGFAVVINGHSLVHALHPQLEQLFLDVSSQCKAVICCRVTPLQKAMVVELIKKNKNAVTLAIGDGANDVSMIKTAHIGVGISGQEGLQAVLASDYSIGQFRFLERLLLVHGRWSYYRMSKFLRYFFYKNFAFTLCHIWFAFFCGFSAQTVFDPMYISVYNLFYTSLPVMAVGIFDQDVNDKNSLLYPKLYAPGLQNMLFNKKEFCWSAIHGFFASCVLFLVPYGTYKDGVSPKGYVLSDHMLLGSVVATILVIVVTVQIALDTSYWTIVNHIMVWGSLIWYFILDYFYNFVIGGSYVGSLTMAVSEPTFWFTAVISCIILVIPVLSWRFFFIDVRPSLSDRVRLKQRLAQLRSRQSQDILRTPSTRRTRRSLRSGYAFAHQEGFGRLITSGKIMRKLPNGADFKFAMPFTNSTSKQVSVATTSPKDNASKNSHTLDTINL, encoded by the exons ATGATTCGCGAGGACGAAGAAGGGGAGGGATCCAGGTGGAAATATGTAAGAGGCGAGGTGGACATTGTCTCGTCGGCACGGATCGAGTGCCGCGAGGAAGAAGAG GTGAAGGACTGCGACGAGGCGGACAAAGTCTCGGCAGCGTGCACGACCACGAAATCGGACGCCGAAGATAGCCGGAAGGGATCGGCGGCGACCGTGGGCTCGGTCTGCAACGACGATGAGGCGAGCAGCGGCGTGGcgcggaagaagaagaagaaacgccGGAAAACGCGGAACAAACAGCAGCTACAGCTGCACCACCTGCCGCAGGAGCCGCCGGCCGACAACCAGCACACGGTGGTGAATCTGGCATCGTCCTCGGACGAGGTCGAGGCGGTTGGCGAATGCTCCAAGAGAGACTCGTCCAGCAGCCTGGGCGGCGCCAGCCGGCACAACACGTTCCGGGAATCGTTGCTCACGGTGCTGGGTAAACTGGTGATTTGGAAGGGCACCAGGTACCGCTCGGCAAACGCCGCGTCCTCTTCGTCATCGGCGCCGCCGAACTCGCCACCACCTACCGAGTGCATCGGCCGCAGCACTTCCTTCTTTTCCAGCG aaACGGAGAGGCGAATTCGCGCCAATAATCGCGAGTTCAACTCACAGTTTAATTATGCG AACAACTACATCAAGACGTCCAAGTATTCGGTTCTGTCGTTCCTACCATTAAATTTATTCGAGCAATTTCAACGGCTCGCCAACTTTTACTTCCTATGCCTGCTGGTGCTTCAGATGATCCCCGCGATCTCCTCTCTGACCCCCATCACTACAGCCATACCCCTTATAGGGGTGCTCATGCTCACTGCCATCAAAGATGCTTACGACGATTTT cAACGGCATAGCAGTGACTCACAAGTGAACAATCGGAAATCACAGACTCTTCGGGGTACCAGTCTCCGAGAAGAGAAGTGGTCGCAAGTCCAAGTAGGAGATGTAATCAGAATGGAGAACGATCAGTTCGTTGCTGCCGACGTCCTTCTTTTATGTACTAGTGAGCCAAACGGTCTCTGTTACATTGAAACTGCGGAACTAGATGG GGAAACGAATTTGAAGTGTCGGCAGTGTTTAGCCGAGACTGCCGAAATGATGGACAACCACGAAATGATTGGTCAATTTGACGGGGAGATTGTTTGCGAAACACCTAACAATttgctaaataaatttgatGGTACTCTTACGTGGAGAGGACGAAA ATACGCATTGGACAACGACAAAATTATATTACGGGGTTGCGTGCTTAGGAACACGCAATGGTGCTATGGGGTGGTCATCTTTGCAGGCAAGGATACCAAATTGATGCAAAACTCAGGGAAGACCAAATTTAAGAGAACCTCTATAGATAGGCTGCTGAATCTCCTGATCATCGGGATAGTGTTCTTTTTACTTTCCATGTGTTTGTTCTGTATGATCGGATGTGGTATTTGGGAGAGCCTCGTGGGCCGTTATTTCCAAGTGTATCTACCCTGGGACTCGTTGGTGCCTACCGAGCCCATGGGCGGTGCCACAGTGATCGCTTTGCTTGTGTTCTTTTCTTATGCTATTGTATTGAACACGGTGGTGCCAATCAGTTTGTATGTGAGTGTTGAAGTTATCCGATTTGTTCAGTCGTTTTTGATTAACTGGGACGAGGAGATGTACTACGCACCTACGAACACACACGCGAAGGCAAGGACTACTACCTTAAACGAAGAGTTGGgacaaatagaatatatattttccgatAAGACCGGGACTCTCACGCAGAATATTATGACTTTTAATAAGTGCTCTGTGGCAGGGAAATGTTATGGGGACGTTATTGACGAAGTTACCGGAGAAGTCGTCGATTTAAGCGAG ACGGACAAAGCTGCCCAAACGCCAACGATGAGATGGAAAAACGGCCAAGAATTTGTCCAAGTTTATACTCCAATAACTGGTCCAAACGTACGTCTACTGGAACATGTGGACAGGATATCCAATATAATTCCAGAACCAGGCATCTATGGCAGTTCGATGATTCCACATAAACTTTCA ACGTTACCAGCGTTGGACTTCTCGTTTAACAAAGACTACGAACCAGAGTTCAAGTTCTATGATGCTGCACTACTGGAAGCTGTAAAGCGGAATAACGAACACGTTCATAGTTTCTTTCGATTATTGGCACTTTGTCATACTGTTATGCCCGAGGAAAAAAATGGGAAGCTAGAGTATCAAGCACAATCACCGGACGAGGCTGCCCTTGTATCCGCTGCAAGAAACTTCGGTTTCGTATTCAAAGAAAGATCTCCGAATAGCATAACGATTGAAGTCATGGGCAACCGCGAAGTGTACGAACTACTTTGCATTCTGGATTTTAATAACGTTAGGAAAAGAATGTCCGTGATCTTAAGGAGGGACGGCCACCTTAGATTATATTGTAAAGGCGCGGATAATGTTATTTATGAACGGTTAAAGAAAGGCAGCGAAGACATCATGGCGAAAACATTAGAACATCTTAATAAATTCGCGGGTGAAGGCTTAAGAACATTGTGCCTTTCGGTCAGAGATCTGGATGAACAGTTTTTCAATGATTGGAAACAACGTCATCAGGAAGCTGCCTTGAGCCAGGAAAATAGGGATGACAAATTGGATGCGATCTAcgaagaaatagagaaagataTGACGTTATTAGGCGCGACTGCTATTGAAGATAAGCTACAGGATGGTGTACCTCAAACTATTGCTAATTTAGGTCTTGCTGGTATCAAGATCTGGGTATTAACTGGTGACAAACAag AAACTGCTATCAATATTGGCTATTCCTGCCAGTTGTTGACAGATGACCTTACAGATGTCTTTATAGTGGACGCTACTACTTACGATGGtgttgaaaatcaattaacgCGATACTTGGAAACAATCAAAACAACGTCCAGTCATCAAAATCGGCCAACTCTCTCCGTTGTCACATTCAGGTGGGACAAGGAAAG TGATACTGAATACAATCCTAGTAGAGACGAGCAAGATGAACACGAAATGGAACAGGCAACCGGATTCGCTGTAGTTATCAATGGGCATTCTTTAGTTCACGCGTTGCATCCACAGTTAGAACAACTCTTTCTCGATGTATCAAGCCAGT gtAAAGCTGTGATATGTTGTCGTGTAACACCCTTACAAAAAGCAATGGTCGTCGAATTAatcaagaaaaacaaaaatgcaGTAACTTTAGCAATTGGCGATGGTGCTAATGATGTCTCAATGATTAAGACAGCACATATTGGTGTTGGCATCAGTGGCCAAGAAGGATTGCAAGCTGTTTTAGCATCCGACTATTCGATAGGACAATTCAGATTTTTGGAAAGACTGCTTCTCGTTCATGGTAGATGGTCATATTATAGAATGAGCAAATTTCTTAGGTATTTTTTTTACAAGAACTTTGCGTTTACACTATGCCACATCTGGTTTGCCTTTTTCTGCGGATTCAGCGCACAG ACTGTATTTGATCCTATGTACATTTCTGTGTATAATCTCTTTTATACGTCATTACCTGTAATGGCCGTCGGTATATTTGATCAAGatgttaatgataaaaatagtttattatatcCAAAACTGTACGCACCCGGACTGCAAAATATGCTTTTCAATAAGAAGGAATTTTGCTGGAGTGCCATACACGGTTTTTTTGCTAGTTGTGTGTTATTTTTAGTTCCATATG GAACATATAAGGATGGAGTATCACCAAAGGGCTATGTACTTTCTGATCATATGTTACTGGGAAGTGTCGTAGCCACTATATTAGTTATAGTCGTGACCGTTCAAATAGCCCTTGATACGTCGTATTGGACGATCGTCAATCATATTATGGTTTGGGGCTCGCTCATttggtattttattttagattatttCTATAACTTCGTCATTGGTGGTAGTTACGTTGGCAGTCTTACTAtg GCAGTGTCGGAACCAACGTTTTGGTTTACAGCAGTCATTTCGTGTATCATATTGGTAATACCTGTACTATCGTGGAGATTCTTCTTCATAGATGTTAGGCCAAGTTTGTCTGATAGAGTTAGACTTAAGCAGAGGCTGGCACAACTACGTTCCCGGCAAAGTCAAGACATACTTCGTACACCATCTACGAGGCGAACGCGACGGTCCCTTCGTTCGGGATATGCTTTCGCGCATCAAGAAGGTTTTGGTAGGCTTATTACGTCCGGAAAAATTATGCGAAAATTACCAAATGGTGCAGATTTTAAGTTCGCCATGCCGTTCACGAACAGTACCAGCAAACAAGTTAGTGTCGCCACCACGTCACCAAAAGACAATGCATCCAAAAATTCGCACACACTGGATACCATTAATCTGTAG
- the ATP8B gene encoding ATPase phospholipid transporting 8B isoform X4 gives MIREDEEGEGSRWKYVRGEVDIVSSARIECREEEEVKDCDEADKVSAACTTTKSDAEDSRKGSAATVGSVCNDDEASSGVARKKKKKRRKTRNKQQLQLHHLPQEPPADNQHTVVNLASSSDEVEAVGECSKRDSSSSLGGASRHNTFRESLLTVLGKLVIWKGTRYRSANAASSSSSAPPNSPPPTECIGRSTSFFSSETERRIRANNREFNSQFNYANNYIKTSKYSVLSFLPLNLFEQFQRLANFYFLCLLVLQMIPAISSLTPITTAIPLIGVLMLTAIKDAYDDFQRHSSDSQVNNRKSQTLRGTSLREEKWSQVQVGDVIRMENDQFVAADVLLLCTSEPNGLCYIETAELDGETNLKCRQCLAETAEMMDNHEMIGQFDGEIVCETPNNLLNKFDGTLTWRGRKYALDNDKIILRGCVLRNTQWCYGVVIFAGKDTKLMQNSGKTKFKRTSIDRLLNLLIIGIVFFLLSMCLFCMIGCGIWESLVGRYFQVYLPWDSLVPTEPMGGATVIALLVFFSYAIVLNTVVPISLYVSVEVIRFVQSFLINWDEEMYYAPTNTHAKARTTTLNEELGQIEYIFSDKTGTLTQNIMTFNKCSVAGKCYGDVIDEVTGEVVDLSETDKAAQTPTMRWKNGQEFVQVYTPITGPNVRLLEHVDRISNIIPEPGIYGSSMIPHKLSTLPALDFSFNKDYEPEFKFYDAALLEAVKRNNEHVHSFFRLLALCHTVMPEEKNGKLEYQAQSPDEAALVSAARNFGFVFKERSPNSITIEVMGNREVYELLCILDFNNVRKRMSVILRRDGHLRLYCKGADNVIYERLKKGSEDIMAKTLEHLNKFAGEGLRTLCLSVRDLDEQFFNDWKQRHQEAALSQENRDDKLDAIYEEIEKDMTLLGATAIEDKLQDGVPQTIANLGLAGIKIWVLTGDKQETAINIGYSCQLLTDDLTDVFIVDATTYDGVENQLTRYLETIKTTSSHQNRPTLSVVTFSDTEYNPSRDEQDEHEMEQATGFAVVINGHSLVHALHPQLEQLFLDVSSQCKAVICCRVTPLQKAMVVELIKKNKNAVTLAIGDGANDVSMIKTAHIGVGISGQEGLQAVLASDYSIGQFRFLERLLLVHGRWSYYRMSKFLRYFFYKNFAFTLCHIWFAFFCGFSAQTVFDPMYISVYNLFYTSLPVMAVGIFDQDVNDKNSLLYPKLYAPGLQNMLFNKKEFCWSAIHGFFASCVLFLVPYGTYKDGVSPKGYVLSDHMLLGSVVATILVIVVTVQIALDTSYWTIVNHIMVWGSLIWYFILDYFYNFVIGGSYVGSLTMAVSEPTFWFTAVISCIILVIPVLSWRFFFIDVRPSLSDRVRLKQRLAQLRSRQSQDILRTPSTRRTRRSLRSGYAFAHQEGFGRLITSGKIMRKLPNGADFKFAMPFTNSTSKQVSVATTSPKDNASKNSHTLDTINL, from the exons ATGATTCGCGAGGACGAAGAAGGGGAGGGATCCAGGTGGAAATATGTAAGAGGCGAGGTGGACATTGTCTCGTCGGCACGGATCGAGTGCCGCGAGGAAGAAGAG GTGAAGGACTGCGACGAGGCGGACAAAGTCTCGGCAGCGTGCACGACCACGAAATCGGACGCCGAAGATAGCCGGAAGGGATCGGCGGCGACCGTGGGCTCGGTCTGCAACGACGATGAGGCGAGCAGCGGCGTGGcgcggaagaagaagaagaaacgccGGAAAACGCGGAACAAACAGCAGCTACAGCTGCACCACCTGCCGCAGGAGCCGCCGGCCGACAACCAGCACACGGTGGTGAATCTGGCATCGTCCTCGGACGAGGTCGAGGCGGTTGGCGAATGCTCCAAGAGAGACTCGTCCAGCAGCCTGGGCGGCGCCAGCCGGCACAACACGTTCCGGGAATCGTTGCTCACGGTGCTGGGTAAACTGGTGATTTGGAAGGGCACCAGGTACCGCTCGGCAAACGCCGCGTCCTCTTCGTCATCGGCGCCGCCGAACTCGCCACCACCTACCGAGTGCATCGGCCGCAGCACTTCCTTCTTTTCCAGCG aaACGGAGAGGCGAATTCGCGCCAATAATCGCGAGTTCAACTCACAGTTTAATTATGCG AACAACTACATCAAGACGTCCAAGTATTCGGTTCTGTCGTTCCTACCATTAAATTTATTCGAGCAATTTCAACGGCTCGCCAACTTTTACTTCCTATGCCTGCTGGTGCTTCAGATGATCCCCGCGATCTCCTCTCTGACCCCCATCACTACAGCCATACCCCTTATAGGGGTGCTCATGCTCACTGCCATCAAAGATGCTTACGACGATTTT cAACGGCATAGCAGTGACTCACAAGTGAACAATCGGAAATCACAGACTCTTCGGGGTACCAGTCTCCGAGAAGAGAAGTGGTCGCAAGTCCAAGTAGGAGATGTAATCAGAATGGAGAACGATCAGTTCGTTGCTGCCGACGTCCTTCTTTTATGTACTAGTGAGCCAAACGGTCTCTGTTACATTGAAACTGCGGAACTAGATGG GGAAACGAATTTGAAGTGTCGGCAGTGTTTAGCCGAGACTGCCGAAATGATGGACAACCACGAAATGATTGGTCAATTTGACGGGGAGATTGTTTGCGAAACACCTAACAATttgctaaataaatttgatGGTACTCTTACGTGGAGAGGACGAAA ATACGCATTGGACAACGACAAAATTATATTACGGGGTTGCGTGCTTAGGAACACGCAATGGTGCTATGGGGTGGTCATCTTTGCAGGCAAGGATACCAAATTGATGCAAAACTCAGGGAAGACCAAATTTAAGAGAACCTCTATAGATAGGCTGCTGAATCTCCTGATCATCGGGATAGTGTTCTTTTTACTTTCCATGTGTTTGTTCTGTATGATCGGATGTGGTATTTGGGAGAGCCTCGTGGGCCGTTATTTCCAAGTGTATCTACCCTGGGACTCGTTGGTGCCTACCGAGCCCATGGGCGGTGCCACAGTGATCGCTTTGCTTGTGTTCTTTTCTTATGCTATTGTATTGAACACGGTGGTGCCAATCAGTTTGTATGTGAGTGTTGAAGTTATCCGATTTGTTCAGTCGTTTTTGATTAACTGGGACGAGGAGATGTACTACGCACCTACGAACACACACGCGAAGGCAAGGACTACTACCTTAAACGAAGAGTTGGgacaaatagaatatatattttccgatAAGACCGGGACTCTCACGCAGAATATTATGACTTTTAATAAGTGCTCTGTGGCAGGGAAATGTTATGGGGACGTTATTGACGAAGTTACCGGAGAAGTCGTCGATTTAAGCGAG ACGGACAAAGCTGCCCAAACGCCAACGATGAGATGGAAAAACGGCCAAGAATTTGTCCAAGTTTATACTCCAATAACTGGTCCAAACGTACGTCTACTGGAACATGTGGACAGGATATCCAATATAATTCCAGAACCAGGCATCTATGGCAGTTCGATGATTCCACATAAACTTTCA ACGTTACCAGCGTTGGACTTCTCGTTTAACAAAGACTACGAACCAGAGTTCAAGTTCTATGATGCTGCACTACTGGAAGCTGTAAAGCGGAATAACGAACACGTTCATAGTTTCTTTCGATTATTGGCACTTTGTCATACTGTTATGCCCGAGGAAAAAAATGGGAAGCTAGAGTATCAAGCACAATCACCGGACGAGGCTGCCCTTGTATCCGCTGCAAGAAACTTCGGTTTCGTATTCAAAGAAAGATCTCCGAATAGCATAACGATTGAAGTCATGGGCAACCGCGAAGTGTACGAACTACTTTGCATTCTGGATTTTAATAACGTTAGGAAAAGAATGTCCGTGATCTTAAGGAGGGACGGCCACCTTAGATTATATTGTAAAGGCGCGGATAATGTTATTTATGAACGGTTAAAGAAAGGCAGCGAAGACATCATGGCGAAAACATTAGAACATCTTAATAAATTCGCGGGTGAAGGCTTAAGAACATTGTGCCTTTCGGTCAGAGATCTGGATGAACAGTTTTTCAATGATTGGAAACAACGTCATCAGGAAGCTGCCTTGAGCCAGGAAAATAGGGATGACAAATTGGATGCGATCTAcgaagaaatagagaaagataTGACGTTATTAGGCGCGACTGCTATTGAAGATAAGCTACAGGATGGTGTACCTCAAACTATTGCTAATTTAGGTCTTGCTGGTATCAAGATCTGGGTATTAACTGGTGACAAACAag AAACTGCTATCAATATTGGCTATTCCTGCCAGTTGTTGACAGATGACCTTACAGATGTCTTTATAGTGGACGCTACTACTTACGATGGtgttgaaaatcaattaacgCGATACTTGGAAACAATCAAAACAACGTCCAGTCATCAAAATCGGCCAACTCTCTCCGTTGTCACATTCAG TGATACTGAATACAATCCTAGTAGAGACGAGCAAGATGAACACGAAATGGAACAGGCAACCGGATTCGCTGTAGTTATCAATGGGCATTCTTTAGTTCACGCGTTGCATCCACAGTTAGAACAACTCTTTCTCGATGTATCAAGCCAGT gtAAAGCTGTGATATGTTGTCGTGTAACACCCTTACAAAAAGCAATGGTCGTCGAATTAatcaagaaaaacaaaaatgcaGTAACTTTAGCAATTGGCGATGGTGCTAATGATGTCTCAATGATTAAGACAGCACATATTGGTGTTGGCATCAGTGGCCAAGAAGGATTGCAAGCTGTTTTAGCATCCGACTATTCGATAGGACAATTCAGATTTTTGGAAAGACTGCTTCTCGTTCATGGTAGATGGTCATATTATAGAATGAGCAAATTTCTTAGGTATTTTTTTTACAAGAACTTTGCGTTTACACTATGCCACATCTGGTTTGCCTTTTTCTGCGGATTCAGCGCACAG ACTGTATTTGATCCTATGTACATTTCTGTGTATAATCTCTTTTATACGTCATTACCTGTAATGGCCGTCGGTATATTTGATCAAGatgttaatgataaaaatagtttattatatcCAAAACTGTACGCACCCGGACTGCAAAATATGCTTTTCAATAAGAAGGAATTTTGCTGGAGTGCCATACACGGTTTTTTTGCTAGTTGTGTGTTATTTTTAGTTCCATATG GAACATATAAGGATGGAGTATCACCAAAGGGCTATGTACTTTCTGATCATATGTTACTGGGAAGTGTCGTAGCCACTATATTAGTTATAGTCGTGACCGTTCAAATAGCCCTTGATACGTCGTATTGGACGATCGTCAATCATATTATGGTTTGGGGCTCGCTCATttggtattttattttagattatttCTATAACTTCGTCATTGGTGGTAGTTACGTTGGCAGTCTTACTAtg GCAGTGTCGGAACCAACGTTTTGGTTTACAGCAGTCATTTCGTGTATCATATTGGTAATACCTGTACTATCGTGGAGATTCTTCTTCATAGATGTTAGGCCAAGTTTGTCTGATAGAGTTAGACTTAAGCAGAGGCTGGCACAACTACGTTCCCGGCAAAGTCAAGACATACTTCGTACACCATCTACGAGGCGAACGCGACGGTCCCTTCGTTCGGGATATGCTTTCGCGCATCAAGAAGGTTTTGGTAGGCTTATTACGTCCGGAAAAATTATGCGAAAATTACCAAATGGTGCAGATTTTAAGTTCGCCATGCCGTTCACGAACAGTACCAGCAAACAAGTTAGTGTCGCCACCACGTCACCAAAAGACAATGCATCCAAAAATTCGCACACACTGGATACCATTAATCTGTAG